Below is a window of Picosynechococcus sp. PCC 7002 DNA.
AATTTATCGAAGCCTATTTCGAGGATATGGAAGCGCTGCATATCCAACCTGCCGACGAATACCCCCGGGCAACCCACAGTTTAGATGGGATTCAAAAGCTGATCCACGACCTAGAACAACGGGGTTTTGCCTACGCCTCCCAGGGGGATGTGTACTATGCGGTGCGCAAGTTTGATGGCTATGGAAAACTCTCTGGCCGCAAATTAGACGATATGCAAGCAGGGGCCAGCGGTCGTGTCAATGAAGATCCTGACGCGCCGAAAAAACATGACCCCTTTGATTTTGCCCTCTGGAAAGCCGCCAAAGCAGGGGAACCCGCCTGGGATTCTCCCTGGGGTGCTGGTCGTCCCGGTTGGCACATTGAATGTTCGGCGATGGTGCGCGATCGCCTAGGGGAAACCATTGATATCCATGTGGGGGGCAGTGATTTAATCTTTCCGCACCACGAAAACGAGATCGCCCAGTCGGAAGCCGCAACGGGTCAGCCTTTAGCAAAATATTGGCTGCACAATGGCATGGTGAAGGTGGAAGGGGAAAAAATGTCCAAATCCCTCGGTAACTTCATCACGATTCGGGAGCTGCTGAAAAAATATGACCCGATGGCCGTGCGTTTGTTCATCCTCCAGGCCCACTACACCAAGCCCCTGGATTTCACCGACGAAGCTCTCACCGCTGCGACCAAGGGCTGGGAAACCCTCAATGATGCGCTTTTGTTTGGGGCAGAACATTTGGATACGAACAATATCACCGCCGACAAGGGCATCCTGGCGAAATTTAAAGCGATTGTTGACAATGACCTCAATTTTTCTGGCGGCTTGGCGATTCTCTTTGAACTGGCGAAAGAACTGAAAAAAGAGAAAAATATCCTCGTCCACGAAGGTAAACTTCAGCAAAATCCGCAAATTCTCGCCTCCCTCTGGCTCACCCTTAAGGAATTGGCCGATATCCTCGGTTTTGTCCCGGAAACAAAGCAACAGGCCGCTGGTTTAACCGATGCTGAAATTGAAGACTTGATCCAACAGCGTAAGGACGCTCGCGCCAATAAAAACTATGCAGAAGGCGATCGCCTCCGGGATTTACTCGCCGAAAAAGGGATTGTGCTGGTGGACAAACCAGGCGGTATTACCGAGTGGCACCGGGAGTAAAAAAAGAACTCTTAGTCCCCCTTATGAAGGGGGATTTAGGGGGATGTAAATTCTCAAACTTTTACTGAGGCAAAATCCCATGACAAATTTCTTTGGGTTCGAGCAGGACTTCATTGCATCGCTGCGCTGCATTCCGATGATCCTGCGCTACAAACTCGATACCTGTGGCGTCAAAATGAAACTCGACCATTGGCACAAACTCACAGAGGCCGAAAAAACCCAATTGATTCAGATGCCCTGTGAAACCCCTGCTGAGGTGCAGTTCTACC
It encodes the following:
- the cysS gene encoding cysteine--tRNA ligase; its protein translation is MSLSLYNTLHRRSEPFEPLEANLVRMYCCGITVYDYCHLGHARTCLIWDVVRRYLQWSGYEVHYIQNFTDIDDKILNRARAEKSSMGAIAEKFIEAYFEDMEALHIQPADEYPRATHSLDGIQKLIHDLEQRGFAYASQGDVYYAVRKFDGYGKLSGRKLDDMQAGASGRVNEDPDAPKKHDPFDFALWKAAKAGEPAWDSPWGAGRPGWHIECSAMVRDRLGETIDIHVGGSDLIFPHHENEIAQSEAATGQPLAKYWLHNGMVKVEGEKMSKSLGNFITIRELLKKYDPMAVRLFILQAHYTKPLDFTDEALTAATKGWETLNDALLFGAEHLDTNNITADKGILAKFKAIVDNDLNFSGGLAILFELAKELKKEKNILVHEGKLQQNPQILASLWLTLKELADILGFVPETKQQAAGLTDAEIEDLIQQRKDARANKNYAEGDRLRDLLAEKGIVLVDKPGGITEWHRE